The following proteins are encoded in a genomic region of Nakaseomyces glabratus chromosome J, complete sequence:
- the SEH1 gene encoding Seh1p (CAGL0J10340g~Ortholog(s) have role in positive regulation of TORC1 signaling and Seh1-associated complex, cytosol, extrinsic component of fungal-type vacuolar membrane, nuclear periphery, nuclear pore outer ring localization) has protein sequence MQPFNTGHEDIVHDVAYDFYGRTMATCSSDQHIKVFKLDKDATRWEVNDSWRAHDSSIVSLDWASPEYGRIIASASYDKTIKIWEEDPNQEECSGRRWTRLCTLNDSKGSLYCVKFAPSHLGLRIASIGNDGIMRMYDALDPSNLRSWTMTAEVKVLPVAPANNLQSAFGLSWCFTRFSPEKIAVCALDQAYIYQRGKDGHFYQAGKLPGHTSLIRSISWAPLIGRPYHLIATGCKDGRVRIFRVNDSPSKSNTPNLSDSDDYNMEDQGIKQRQNNTDLEVELLSEHDDHKGEVWSVSWNLTGTILSSTGEDGKVRLWKSTYSNEYKCMSIITSKQDI, from the coding sequence atgcAACCTTTTAACACAGGCCATGAAGATATTGTTCATGATGTTGCGTATGATTTCTATGGCAGAACCATGGCTACCTGCTCTTCAGATCAACATATTAAAGTATTCAAATTGGATAAAGATGCGACCAGATGGGAAGTAAATGATTCATGGAGAGCACATGACAGCAGTATTGTATCTCTTGATTGGGCTAGCCCCGAATATGGACGCATTATTGCTTCTGCTTCTTATGATAAGACTATAAAGATTTGGGAAGAGGATCCCAATCAAGAAGAGTGTTCTGGTCGCAGATGGACTAGGCTATGCACACTAAATGATTCAAAGGGTTCGCTGTATTGCGTCAAGTTTGCTCCATCTCACCTTGGACTACGGATAGCAAGTATTGGGAATGATGGTATAATGAGGATGTATGACGCCCTTGATCCTTCAAACTTGAGGTCTTGGACCATGACTGCAGAAGTAAAAGTATTACCAGTGGCTCCTGCTAACAACTTACAATCGGCGTTTGGATTATCATGGTGTTTCACGAGATTCTCTCCAGAGAAGATAGCTGTTTGTGCATTAGATCAGgcttatatatatcaaaGAGGCAAAGATGGGCATTTCTACCAGGCTGGTAAGCTACCCGGGCACACATCCCTGATCAGAAGCATAAGCTGGGCTCCATTGATTGGCAGACCTTATCATTTGATTGCAACTGGTTGCAAAGACGGGAGAGTACGTATATTCAGAGTGAATGATTCTccatcaaaatcaaatacaCCAAACTTAAGTGACTCAGATGACTATAATATGGAAGACCAAGGTATAAAGCAAAGACAAAATAATACAGACTTAGAAGTGGAACTACTGAGCGAACACGATGACCACAAAGGTGAGGTATGGTCAGTTTCCTGGAATTTGACAGGTACTATCTTGAGCAGTACTGGTGAAGATGGGAAAGTACGTCTATGGAAGTCTACGTACTCGAATGAGTACAAATGCATGTCCATTATTACTTCCAAGCAAGATATctaa